Within Candidatus Babeliales bacterium, the genomic segment TGTGATAAAAAGGGTTTTCTTACGCAGTCATTGCGAGGAACGAAGCAATCTAGCCTCGTTAATAAAGGAGATTCTCATACAAATCTATCCAATCAGGATTAATGGTTTTTATTAGATGTAGTTTTTGCTCTCTTGAACCTCTATTATTATGTAGTTTCAACTAATGATTTTGATGGAGCACATTTTTATATAAGGATTGACTCTATTTCTAAAATATTAGATTTTTTTGAAACATCAGATATTACACACGAAGCGATTTATAGTATGGATCTTACTAATCCTAATATTACATACGAACCAAAGGATTCAAGCATTAATTTGCATGTTCTTCCTTATGTGTTTTTAAAAACTTATAAAGCCATTAAGAATAATGATTTTCCTGAGTATCTTGATTATTGCGCATGAAATTTTTTCTTTATTCAGAGAAGTAATCAAATTTTCTTGCAATATTGGTTGGTAGCTGCAATTCCATAGTCCGTGATTGCAATGACATTCGTACTTTTTAGTATGAGTTGCTGTGAGAGTGCATATTCGATTGTTGCAGTGGTTTGTGTATGCGACCAATTGAGATTCTGTGCTATAGTCGTTGCGCTATGGTATTTGTCTTTATGTTGTATGAGGTAGGTGCATAGGATCATGGCAAGCATATTGTTGTATGCTGCACGATGAAAAAATGTGCTGTGTAAAATTCCTTTTTGCGGTGCGAATAAAAAGCTGCATAAAAACATACAGCCATGGACCGTTGCGATTGATCCCGCTAAGGACACATCTGCCCAATGTGCGAGTAAGTAACCAATTAAAGTTGCAGTAGTTCCCAACGCGCAACTTAAAAATAAAAGGGAAGATAGGCGGGTTGTCAGGAGATATGCGGTGGCAGCTGGTGCAAGCATCAAGGTTACTACTACAATTGAACCAACAAGATGAAAGCTACCAACTGCGGTGATGCTCGCTAAGATCATAATCGCGTAGTACAACGTTGTTGGATTGCAGTGTACTGTTCTGGCAAAAGTAGCATCGAAGGTGGTTAGTAGGAGCTCTTTGTAGAAACAGATAATAAAAGTAAGATTAGCAAGCGTGATGCTGATCATGCTCCATAAGGCTGAAGGCCCATAATCGTGCCCTGCAATAACGAGCCTGGTAAATGGAGTGAACGCCAGTTCTCCTAAAATTACCATATCGGTATCTAAATGTACGTTGCGGGTGTACTTACAAATAAGTAAAATTCCTACGGAAAAAAAGAGTGAAAATACAAATCCGAGTGCAGCATCTTTTTTCAGTCGTTTGCTCTGTATAATGAGCTCTGTTAGCAGTACCGTTGCAATGCCAGCAAGGGATGCGCCAATAATCAGAAGCGGCGAATCCAGTTTTTTAACGAATAAAAACATGATTACAATGCCGGGTAGCACTGCATGACTGATGGCGTCGCTCATTAATGCAACATCTCGTAGTATGAGAAATGTCCCAATGGTGGTGCATGCGATGGTAGCGAGTGCTGCTATGGCAAGAATTTCTGCGGTCACGATGTTCATAGTTGTGCTTTTTGGGTAGTGCTTAAGCAAGAAAGTAAGACGATAACGCTTAAACAAATAACAATAGTTGGTCCTGTCGGTATATGATCAAATGAGTTGCTGATGAGTGATCCAATAATGCCGCACGTTCCACCAATAGTTGCAGATAACAATGCCATGATATGGAGATGATGAGTCCATTGTCGTGCAGCTGCAGCAGGAGCAATGATGAGTGCACTCATTAGAATTACTCCTACCATTTGTAGGCCGATGATGATTGTGCAGAGGAGTAATGTAGTGAGCAGTACATCAAAAAAAATTACACGATGTCCGGTAGTATGTGCAAAAGAGGGATCGAATGTAGTGAGTGCACATTCTTTAAACCAGATTGTCAGACAGGTAAGTACTAGTAGTGCAATGGCGCTTAGATAGATTAGATCGCTTACTAAAATAGTAGAGGCATTACCAAAAATAAAATTATTAATGATGGCGGCATGGGTATGTTCTTGTTGTTGGATAATGGTGATGAGTACCAGTCCTATACCGAAAAATACAGATAACATAATTCCCAGCAGCGTGTCAGTTTTAATGGTAGTTTTTTTTGCGATATATAAGGTCAGTGCGGTTGCAAGTGTGCCAGTACAAGCACCACCAATTAAAAGGGGAAATACTGTTTTTTGTGGTGAATACAGAAAGGCAATTGCAATACCAGGCAGAGCTGCGTGTGATATTGCATCACCAAGGAGCGTTTGTTTGCGTAATGTTGCAAATACTCCAATAGCACCTGCCGTGGCTCCTAAAATTCCGGTGCCCAGCATAACAATACACAGCGTATAATTATGAATAAACCAGAGATACATTGTTTGTACCATGTTAGATCTGCATATGTAGTGAAATGTCAGTGCCGTATGTTGCGCTGATGTAATCAGGAACAAATACATCATCAATAGAGCCGCATGCAATTTTTTCTATATTTAATAAAAAAAGCCAATCAAAATAGTGGCGTACTGTTTGTAGATTGTGATGTACCAAAATGATTGTTTTTCCTGCATCCCGCAATGTCTTTAATACAGACATGGTTGTTTTTTCGGTGGTCGTATCGACCCCGATAAAAGGCTCATCTAAAAGATACAATGTTGCATCTTGCAGAAGTGCGCGTGCTAGAAAGATACGTTGCTGTTGGCCGCCAGATAGGTTGTTTATTGCATGGTTAGCATGTGATAAAAGCCCCACTTGATCCAGAGCATGTAATGCAGCATCGATATCAATTTTTGTAGGGCGCTTAAACCAGCCAAGTCTGCCATACCGTCCCATAAGGACTACGTCAAGCACAGTTGCAGGGAAATCCCAGTCAACCGTTGATCGTTGCGGTACATAAGCGATTTTATGGCGATGTTGTTCGTATGAGCCGCCGAGGATGGTAATGTGTCCAGAAACTGGTGTTGTGAGATCGAGAATCGATTTTATTAAGGTACTCTTACCTGCTCCGTTGGGACCAATAATGCCAAGAATAACACCCTGTGGAATTTCTGCGGTGATATTCCAGAGCACCGGTTTGTTGTTATAGGCAACGGTGAGATTGTTAAGGGTTATTGCACAAGAGTTCATAATAGTTTTTTTATTGATTCCATATATCTATAAAACCAGTGTAGCAGATATGGTTTATAAAAAAAGAGAGACTGATGTTGGCCAGTCTCTTTAAGGGTATATGCATTAAAAGTTATTTGCGACGTTGCGCTTGCAGGCGTTGAGCTTGAGCATGTTGAGCTTGAGCGATAGTTCTGATCGCCTGTAATTTTCTTAGTTGTTCGTAGGCGCTAATAGACATTTGTGCATGGGTAGCAAATGTAAGCACTGTCGCTATAGGTGGAGGTACCAGTTTTTTTTCTTTTGCTTTTTGTATTGCCAAATGTGCAGCAAGTCCAATCGCGGGATTCCACCGAGATAAAGATAGAAATGCATTTTTTGCCCACGAGGAATAAGATGGCACATCGCTTGGTTTTGTATTGTAGACCCACCGTTTAGGGAAATCGTTTATTAACACCGTAAGTTCAACTTTCATATGAGGGAAAACTGCGTAGAGTGCAGCGAATGTATTCGCGTGTACTGCTCGGCATTGTGTTACAAGTCGTCTGTCTGGTTTACTTTCTGCAACTGTATCTATATCTATGGATGCTGTCGCTAAATAAGCTGTGTAAGATTCTCGTATGCTTGCTGGGTCTTGCGGTGCAGCGGCGTGCATGTGTGTAGTAGATAACATGAGGGTGCTTGCCAGTGTTAAAAAATATAGTTGTATGTGCTGCATAATAAGTAAATCCTTGTCATTGAGGTTGGTGATTTGAGAATTATTTGGCTATAGTGTAACGATTATCTACTGTTTCGCAATCCTTAATGAGAATGGCCCGTGCATTGTATTTGTCTATGCATATGCAGTTTCTTGAAGCGTGGATCAGCCTCTAATCTTTTTATTTCAGTGTATGTTGTGTGAAATCGTTTGATTTGTACACCAATGCTTACAAAAGCATATAGAGTGGTAAACTTTCGCGCATCGTTGATTTTGGTGTGACATACAACTTCTTTTTCGGCTAATTGGTCGATGATTGTTCCTAAAGCAGCCCAGATTAATGGGTTATAGCCTGACCGTAGCATGTTCTCCATCCAAGTGTAAGGAGCAGGCTGTAGATATCGAATTTCTTCATCTGTAGCTCTTCTTGGAGTCTGAAGTGCACCGTGTTGGACAAGTGCTGGAAGGTCGGCATCGCTTTCAGCAGAAAATAATTGCGTGCTGGGGATAATCAGTAGAGTTACAACAATTAAAATTAATTTTGTGTATTTCATAGTAGATCTTTTGTGGTTGAGATTAGTGTTTTTAAAAAGTAGTGGCCTACAGTGTAGCGACTATTTACTATTTAACAATGCATTTGTAATGGTGGTTTGCCAGCACTTCGTAACTTTAGCGCAGCCTAGCAGGTTGATTTTTTTTCTCGGCGAGTCGTTTAATGTGCACACCGGTGCTGATGGCGAATTGCCCGAACGCACCCAATTGCATAGCAGTGATTACAGCAGGTGGTGCAAGTTTTCTTTTTTTTACTTCGATTGCAGTTGCTGCTGCAACAATGCCGATTAATGGATTCCAGCGAGACAAACAGGTGTCTTTTGCCCAAGATGTATATGATGCTGTGGGAGTAGTTTTTGTCGAACTGGATGAAACAAGATCTTCTAGGGTTGTGT encodes:
- a CDS encoding metal ABC transporter permease → MNIVTAEILAIAALATIACTTIGTFLILRDVALMSDAISHAVLPGIVIMFLFVKKLDSPLLIIGASLAGIATVLLTELIIQSKRLKKDAALGFVFSLFFSVGILLICKYTRNVHLDTDMVILGELAFTPFTRLVIAGHDYGPSALWSMISITLANLTFIICFYKELLLTTFDATFARTVHCNPTTLYYAIMILASITAVGSFHLVGSIVVVTLMLAPAATAYLLTTRLSSLLFLSCALGTTATLIGYLLAHWADVSLAGSIATVHGCMFLCSFLFAPQKGILHSTFFHRAAYNNMLAMILCTYLIQHKDKYHSATTIAQNLNWSHTQTTATIEYALSQQLILKSTNVIAITDYGIAATNQYCKKI
- a CDS encoding iron chelate uptake ABC transporter family permease subunit, whose translation is MVQTMYLWFIHNYTLCIVMLGTGILGATAGAIGVFATLRKQTLLGDAISHAALPGIAIAFLYSPQKTVFPLLIGGACTGTLATALTLYIAKKTTIKTDTLLGIMLSVFFGIGLVLITIIQQQEHTHAAIINNFIFGNASTILVSDLIYLSAIALLVLTCLTIWFKECALTTFDPSFAHTTGHRVIFFDVLLTTLLLCTIIIGLQMVGVILMSALIIAPAAAARQWTHHLHIMALLSATIGGTCGIIGSLISNSFDHIPTGPTIVICLSVIVLLSCLSTTQKAQL
- a CDS encoding metal ABC transporter ATP-binding protein, which encodes MNSCAITLNNLTVAYNNKPVLWNITAEIPQGVILGIIGPNGAGKSTLIKSILDLTTPVSGHITILGGSYEQHRHKIAYVPQRSTVDWDFPATVLDVVLMGRYGRLGWFKRPTKIDIDAALHALDQVGLLSHANHAINNLSGGQQQRIFLARALLQDATLYLLDEPFIGVDTTTEKTTMSVLKTLRDAGKTIILVHHNLQTVRHYFDWLFLLNIEKIACGSIDDVFVPDYISATYGTDISLHMQI